The proteins below are encoded in one region of Podarcis raffonei isolate rPodRaf1 chromosome 6, rPodRaf1.pri, whole genome shotgun sequence:
- the TTI1 gene encoding TELO2-interacting protein 1 homolog, translating to MAVFDTPQEAFGALRPACVQLTKAQTAENVELLRSQLRTVSDSALQELQEYVLFPLRFTLKVPGPKRERVVQTVAQCVASVLSATCVKKPELLLELFSELCVCLASPSSPQQLAPLSEELKEAVLQALLALLHSASGDVLATLYQPSNLPHLGFAVSLLLSLAEQEKAKQLKITALRCLQALLLQCDCEGGHRPLDGEEAKRCGDLFASFLPGISLTLSRIIAGDVKQGHAVVVSAVKVFSRTLALVMADEQLAQIPPKTEASVQGQGRLSELVVHRDPNWAKSTAAKLSILIAKVVGSVSVHPHWKARMELVEMVQLLMATCGRSLVNSASQLLKALVGLVNDERPEIRTRSSEVLRSTAEQGRVAENRLLADILSEDLHSLATTLPRLMSSQDDQGKTVTLNLFLGYLKLLGPRVNLVLNSSSHLHRLSRALVQVLELDVKDVKVVEERRLGNVPGPSQLSSSAQRKCFRFFADERIFSLLQQICRVLGYYGNLYLLADHFLGLYGESAAYRKQAAMVLNELIAGAAGLEVDVLHEREEVTSAEDLRGVVASVLEEYVDQANWHLVTSIEAEEVASEPEAKRSGLLAVPPGQPLPLPDAKLTVHAMNGNIWQICIQLEGVGCFASALKQDFRPLLISALYPVLEKAGDATLLISQAASGAMEDICCACGYGSIPDLINQNADYLVNGISLHLRHQAHVPRCSRVLEAMLRHSDANVLPLVDDVIQDILAKLDLHHADRAASFLGVMHTLLLRLASWFVVEHRTEKNLEHEGGCFSGAAEQSEETPSLPLLTAEAMEEFFLEYMKQKRIAEGNLTEEEEEEDQLPSLEPEANEQSLETESLLPAHAQTAKAVMERCAHLLSDKSLLVRLKVLDVLELCVTVLSPHESHLLPLAHRTWPALVHRLTKDDPLAVLRAFKVLCTLGAHSGDFLRRRFSKDVLPKLAASLVTQAPVSARAGPIYSHTLAFKLQLAVLQGLGSLCKTLDLGEGDLNKVEDACLPYLSAKQPAKLQEAACSVFLHLMQVDPDAVWLFLSNVWCPHPYEPPHPSLRPVKLAGVEKKRGEFTDNIGRLLGELQGREGAAAVAAAP from the exons ATGGCTGTTTTCGACACCCCGCAGGAGGCGTTTGGGGCCTTGCGCCCGGCCTGCGTGCAGCTGACCAAAGCCCAGACGGCAGAGAACGTGGAGCTGCTGCGCTCCCAGCTGCGAACGGTCAGCGACTCTGCCCTGCAGGAACTCCAGGAATATGTCCTCTTCCCCCTGCGCTTCACCCTCAAGGTCCCAGGGCCGAAGCGGGAGCGCGTGGTCCAGACCGTGGCCCAGTGCGTGGCCTCGGTGCTCTCTGCCACGTGCGTGAAGAAGCCCGAACTGCTCCTGGAGCTGTTCTCCGAGCTCTGCGTCTGCCTGGCCTCCCCCTCCAGCCCGCAGCAGCTGGCCCCTCTGTCGGAGGAGCTGAAGGAGGCTGTCTTGCAGGCACTGCTGGCTCTGCTGCATTCGGCTTCCGGCGACGTCCTGGCGACTCTGTACCAGCCCTCCAACCTCCCGCACCTGGGCTTTGCCGTCTCCTTGCTGCTGTCCCTGGCGGAGCAAGAGAAAGCCAAGCAGCTGAAGATCACTGCCTTGAGATGCCTGCAAGCGCTGCTTCTGCAGTGTGACTGCGAGGGGGGCCACCGGCCGCTGGACGGCGAGGAGGCAAAGCGTTGCGGGGATCTCTTTGCTTCCTTCCTGCCCGGGATCTCCCTCACGCTCTCCCGGATCATTGCGGGGGACGTGAAGCAAGGCCATGCCGTCGTCGTCTCGGCCGTCAAAGTCTTTTCCCGGACGTTAGCTTTGGTCATGGCAGATGAGCAACTGGCACAGATCCCGCCAAAGACAGAGGCATCTGTGCAGGGGCAAGGCAGGCTCTCGGAGCTTGTGGTCCACCGAGACCCCAACTGGGCAAAGAGCACAGCAGCCAAGCTCTCCATTCTGATCGCGAAGGTGGTTGGGTCCGTGTCCGTTCACCCTCACTGGAAGGCGAGGATGGAGCTGGTGGAAATGGTCCAGCTCTTGATGGCGACCTGCGGCCGGTCTTTGGTCAACTCCGCCAGCCAGCTCCTGAAGGCCTTGGTTGGCCTCGTCAACGACGAGAGGCCCGAGATCCGAACTCGGAGCAGCGAGGTCCTGCGGAGCACCGCGGAGCAGGGAAGGGTGGCGGAGAACCGCCTTCTTGCCGACATCCTTTCGGAGGACCTCCACTCCCTGGCCACCACCCTTCCCCGCCTGATGAGCTCCCAGGATGACCAGGGCAAAACAGTCACCTTGAACTTGTTCCTTGGGTACTTGAAGCTGCTGGGCCCCCGGGTCAACCTGGTTCTGAACTCGTCTTCCCACCTCCACCGCCTCTCCAGGGCCCTTGTGCAAGTCCTGGAGCTGGATGTGAAGGATGTGAAGGTTGTGGAGGAGCGGCGTCTCGGGAATGTGCCAGGACCTTCGCAGCTCAGCAGCAGCGCCCAGAGGAAGTGCTTCCGGTTCTTTGCCGATGAGCGCATATTCTCCTTGCTCCAGCAGATCTGCCGGGTCCTCGGATACTACGGGAACCTCTATTTGCTGGCGGACCATTTCCTGGGGCTGTACGGAGAGTCGGCTGCCTACCGGAAGCAGGCGGCGATGGTCCTCAATGAACTAATTGCTGGAGCAGCTGGGCTGGAGGTGGACGTCCTTCATGAGCGGGAAGAAGTGACCAGTGCTGAGGATCTCAGAGGCGTCGTGGCTTCTGTGCTGGAGGAATACGTGGACCAAGCCAACTGGCACCTGGTCACCAGCATCGAGGCTGAGGAGGTGGCCAGCGAACCGGAGGCGAAGCGCTCCGGGCTCCTTGCCGTTCCGCCTGGCCAGCCCCTTCCTCTCCCAGATGCCAAGCTCACCGTCCACGCCATGAACGGCAACATCTGGCAGATTTGCATCCAGCTGGAAGGGGtgggctgctttgcttctgcGCTTAAGCAGGACTTCCGCCCGCTGCTGATCTCAGCCTTGTACCCCGTCCTGGAGAAGGCAGGAGATGCCACGCTCCTTATCAGCCAGGCAGCCAGCGGGGCCATGGAGGACATCTGCTGTGCCTGCGGCTACGGCTCCATCCCGGACCTTATCAACCAAAATGCCGACTACCTGGTGAACGGCATCTCCTTGCACCTGCGCCACCAGGCTCACGTGCCCCGTTGCTCGCGGGTCCTGGAAGCCATGCTGAGACACTCGGATGCCAATGTGCTGCCCCTGGTGGATGATGTCATCCAGGACATCCTGGCCAAGCTTGACCTGCATCACGCTGACCGGGCGGCCTCGTTCCTCGGGGTCATGCACACACTGCTGCTGAGGCTAG CTTCCTGGTTTGTTGTGGAGCACCGAACAGAGAAGAATTTGGAGCACGAAGGGGGCTGTTTCTCGGGAGCAGCTGAGCAGAGTGAGGAAACTCCTTCCCTGCCGCTTCTCACCGCAGAGGCCATGGAAGAATTCTTCCTCGAGTACATGAAGCAGAAGCGGATTGCAGAAGGCAATCtcacagaggaggaagaggaag aGGATCAGCTGCCTTCTCTGGAGCCAGAAGCAAACGAGCAGAGCTTGGAGACAGAGAGCCTTTTGCCCGCCCATGCCCAGACCGCCAAGGCTGTGATGGAGAGATGTGCCCACTTGCTCTCCGACAAGAGTCTCCTTGTGCGGCTGAAG GTCCTGGATGTCTTGGAGCTCTGCGTGACGGTGCTGAGCCCCCACGAgagccacctccttcccttggcCCATCGGACGTGGCCTGCCCTCGTCCACCGCCTGACCAAGGACGACCCCCTGGCCGTTCTCAGGGCCTTCAAG GTGCTGTGCACTTTGGGAGCCCACAGCGGCGACTTCCTGCGGCGGCGATTCTCCAAAGACGTCCTGCCCAAGCTGGCAGCCTCCCTCGTCACCCAGGCCCCGGTCAGCGCCCGGGCAGGGCCCATCTATAGCCACACCCTTGCCTTCAAGCTACAGCTCGCCGtgctgcagggcctcgggtcccTATGCAAAACTCTGGACCTTG GTGAGGGCGACCTGAATAAAGTGGAGGACGCCTGCCTCCCCTACCTCAGCGCCAAGCAGCCTGCCAAATTGCAAGAGGCCGCCTGCAG